The following proteins are encoded in a genomic region of bacterium:
- the dnaK gene encoding molecular chaperone DnaK encodes MPKVVGIDLGTTNSVIAVMIGGEPTVIPNSEGSRLTPSVVGFTKAGERLVGQMARRQAILNPENTVYSIKRFMGRRFSEVESERKIVPYKVEEGKTGTAVVHIPAAGKTFTPEEISAMILQKLKTDAEAYLGEKVEQAVITVPAYFNDAQRTATRNAGEIAGLKVLRIINEPTASSLAYGRALEQKHAKTILVFDLGGGTFDVSILEIGDGVYEVKATNGDTHLGGDDFDERIVNWLADEFKKQQGIDLRADRQALQRLREAAERAKIELSTVVQTSINLPFITADATGPKHLDMVLSRAKFDELTADLVERCIGPFKQALGDAKLTERDLNEVILVGGATRMPSVQELVRRLTGTEPNKEVHPDEVVAMGAAIQAGVLAGEVREVVLLDVTPLSLGIETLGGVNTILIPRNTTIPTRKAESFSTAEDGQTAVDVHVLQGERPMARDNRTLGKFLLDGIPPAPRGVPQIEVTFDIDANGILSVAAKDKATSREQSIKITGTGTLDKGEVDRLVKEAEAHATEDQKQRDAAEIKNRGDSLAYQTERMLKEVGDKVSAEDRAKVEASLAELKEALKSGDGERIKRSTEGLQQASYKLGEEMYKRTTAGAGAGEAKAESADGSKGSEDVIDAEFKPSDKA; translated from the coding sequence ATGCCGAAGGTTGTGGGAATCGATCTAGGGACGACCAACTCTGTCATCGCGGTGATGATCGGCGGCGAGCCGACCGTGATCCCCAACTCCGAAGGGAGCCGCCTCACGCCGTCTGTGGTTGGCTTCACCAAAGCCGGGGAGCGACTGGTCGGTCAGATGGCCCGCCGGCAGGCGATCCTCAACCCGGAGAACACCGTCTACTCCATCAAGCGGTTCATGGGACGGCGTTTCAGCGAGGTGGAGAGCGAGCGGAAGATCGTGCCGTACAAGGTCGAGGAAGGGAAAACCGGGACGGCCGTCGTTCACATCCCGGCGGCGGGAAAGACGTTCACGCCCGAAGAGATCTCCGCGATGATCCTGCAAAAGCTCAAGACCGACGCGGAAGCCTACCTCGGCGAAAAGGTCGAGCAGGCGGTGATCACCGTTCCTGCCTACTTTAACGATGCACAGCGCACCGCCACCCGCAACGCCGGGGAGATCGCCGGCCTCAAGGTTTTGCGGATCATCAACGAGCCGACGGCGTCATCCCTCGCCTACGGGCGCGCGCTGGAGCAGAAACACGCCAAAACGATCCTCGTGTTTGATCTCGGCGGCGGAACCTTCGACGTCTCGATCCTCGAGATCGGGGACGGCGTCTACGAGGTCAAAGCCACGAACGGCGACACCCATCTCGGCGGGGACGATTTCGACGAGCGGATCGTCAACTGGCTGGCCGACGAGTTCAAGAAGCAGCAGGGGATCGATCTCCGAGCGGACCGCCAGGCCCTCCAACGGTTGCGTGAAGCAGCGGAGCGGGCGAAGATCGAGCTCAGCACGGTCGTTCAAACCTCGATCAACCTCCCGTTCATTACGGCGGACGCCACCGGCCCCAAGCACCTGGATATGGTGCTGAGCCGGGCGAAGTTCGATGAGTTGACGGCCGACCTGGTGGAGCGCTGCATCGGCCCCTTCAAGCAGGCGCTGGGCGACGCGAAACTGACCGAGCGGGACCTCAACGAGGTGATCCTGGTCGGCGGCGCGACGCGGATGCCGAGTGTCCAGGAACTGGTCCGCCGGTTGACCGGCACGGAGCCCAACAAGGAGGTTCACCCGGACGAGGTCGTCGCCATGGGGGCGGCGATCCAGGCCGGCGTCCTCGCCGGCGAGGTGCGGGAGGTCGTGCTCCTCGACGTCACGCCGCTCTCGCTGGGCATCGAGACGCTTGGTGGGGTGAACACGATCCTCATTCCGCGGAACACGACGATCCCCACGCGCAAGGCGGAGTCGTTCAGCACGGCGGAGGATGGACAGACGGCGGTCGACGTCCACGTCCTGCAGGGGGAGCGGCCGATGGCTCGCGACAACCGCACGCTGGGCAAGTTTCTGCTCGACGGCATCCCACCCGCCCCCCGCGGCGTGCCGCAGATCGAGGTCACGTTCGACATCGACGCGAATGGGATCCTCAGCGTCGCGGCCAAGGACAAGGCCACCAGTCGCGAGCAGTCGATCAAGATCACCGGGACGGGCACGCTGGACAAAGGGGAAGTGGATCGACTGGTCAAGGAGGCGGAAGCGCACGCGACCGAAGATCAGAAGCAGCGCGACGCCGCAGAGATCAAGAACCGCGGGGACAGCCTGGCCTACCAGACCGAGCGAATGCTCAAAGAGGTCGGCGACAAAGTTTCCGCGGAGGATCGGGCAAAGGTCGAAGCTTCGCTCGCCGAGCTCAAGGAAGCGCTGAAGTCCGGCGACGGCGAGCGGATCAAGCGCTCTACCGAGGGCCTCCAACAGGCCAGCTACAAGCTCGGCGAGGAGATGTATAAGCGCACCACCGCGGGGGCGGGCGCCGGTGAGGCGAAGGCGGAGTCCGCCGACGGCAGCAAGGGGAGCGAGGACGTCATCGACGCCGAGTTCAAACCGTCCGACAAAGCCTAG
- a CDS encoding Hsp20/alpha crystallin family protein, with protein sequence MDRLLDDAFGGGLPRDGTPAWEPAVEMFETDGEIVVRAELPNIDPTQVDITVTNDAVTLRGQTKTEEEHKGRNYVRRELRTGTFMRTLPLLTEVNSGDAKATYRDGVLEVKIPKSERVKPTSVKVQVG encoded by the coding sequence GTGGATCGCTTGCTCGACGATGCCTTCGGTGGGGGACTGCCCCGGGACGGCACGCCCGCGTGGGAGCCGGCGGTCGAAATGTTTGAAACCGACGGTGAGATCGTCGTCCGGGCGGAACTCCCCAACATCGACCCCACCCAGGTCGACATCACGGTCACGAACGACGCCGTTACGCTGAGAGGACAAACCAAGACCGAGGAAGAGCACAAGGGGCGCAACTACGTTCGGCGCGAACTACGGACCGGGACGTTTATGCGCACGCTGCCGCTCCTGACCGAGGTGAACAGCGGCGACGCCAAGGCGACTTACCGGGATGGAGTGCTCGAGGTGAAGATCCCCAAGTCGGAGCGGGTGAAACCGACGTCGGTGAAGGTGCAGGTCGGCTAG
- a CDS encoding MerR family transcriptional regulator, with protein sequence MKKLEPDTPVYVISVAAELIGCHPRTLRIYEERGLLSPTRRRRIRLYSARDIHRVRMIRFLTEEKGLNLAGVRMILEIQEHYHEEFTWVYSDGELFEWPESEHESKPGKTNRGEQEGGKRR encoded by the coding sequence GTGAAGAAGCTCGAGCCGGACACCCCGGTCTACGTGATCAGCGTGGCGGCCGAGTTAATCGGATGCCACCCGCGAACGCTGCGGATCTATGAGGAGCGGGGGCTGCTGTCGCCGACGCGGCGGCGGCGGATCCGCCTGTACTCGGCGCGGGACATTCACCGGGTGCGGATGATCCGCTTCCTCACCGAGGAGAAGGGACTGAACCTCGCCGGGGTCCGGATGATCCTGGAGATCCAGGAGCATTATCACGAGGAGTTTACCTGGGTCTACAGCGACGGGGAGTTGTTTGAGTGGCCTGAGAGCGAACACGAGAGCAAGCCGGGCAAGACTAATCGAGGAGAGCAAGAAGGAGGGAAGAGGCGATGA
- the trxA gene encoding thioredoxin — translation MAGGTQAVTEQTFENEVLKSTTPVLVDFWAAWCGPCKMIAPIVEDLAGEYVGKLKVLKLDVDENGGVAAKYNVMSIPTLGIFNKGELVERIVGYMPKEQLKRRIDAALTSRV, via the coding sequence ATGGCTGGTGGAACTCAGGCGGTTACCGAACAGACGTTCGAAAATGAGGTGCTCAAGTCCACGACCCCGGTGCTGGTCGATTTTTGGGCTGCCTGGTGCGGACCGTGCAAGATGATCGCTCCGATCGTAGAGGATCTCGCCGGGGAATACGTCGGGAAACTCAAGGTCCTCAAGCTCGACGTGGATGAGAACGGTGGGGTGGCCGCCAAATACAACGTGATGAGCATTCCGACCCTTGGCATCTTCAACAAGGGGGAATTGGTCGAGCGCATCGTCGGCTATATGCCCAAGGAACAGCTCAAGAGGCGCATTGATGCCGCGCTGACTTCTCGGGTGTAG
- a CDS encoding tetratricopeptide repeat protein — protein sequence MNPEDPGSIIAEGEAKLTAGDLDGALQAFLRAAAAAPTSALAHSKVGIVYVHKKQWDAAAGEFTRAIQLDPTYAPAHSNLGNVYRERRQLDEAIAQYQKAISMDPDYWIAHQNLGVVYKQQGRVGEAVREFKIATRLSLRAPAAGTGGAGRTAMGRRTGCLGSGGMVILAILAAAAAFRLS from the coding sequence ATGAATCCTGAGGATCCCGGTTCGATCATTGCCGAAGGTGAGGCGAAGCTGACCGCCGGCGACTTGGACGGCGCGCTCCAGGCATTTCTCCGCGCCGCGGCGGCCGCCCCAACGTCCGCGCTGGCTCACAGCAAGGTTGGAATCGTGTATGTCCACAAGAAGCAGTGGGACGCCGCCGCCGGCGAATTCACGCGCGCCATCCAACTCGATCCCACCTACGCACCCGCGCACAGCAACCTCGGCAACGTCTACCGCGAGCGCCGGCAGCTCGACGAGGCGATCGCACAGTACCAAAAGGCGATCTCCATGGATCCGGATTACTGGATCGCCCATCAAAACCTGGGGGTCGTCTACAAGCAGCAGGGACGCGTCGGGGAGGCCGTGCGCGAGTTCAAGATCGCGACCCGCCTGTCGCTGCGGGCCCCCGCCGCCGGCACGGGGGGAGCAGGCCGAACGGCCATGGGCCGCCGGACCGGCTGTCTGGGTTCCGGAGGGATGGTCATCCTCGCGATCCTCGCCGCCGCCGCGGCGTTCAGGCTGTCATAA
- a CDS encoding reverse transcriptase-like protein has translation MGPTTLHAYVAAAEPLGGRTGMGVVFVDPHGRALRKIGRALPGVSRRSLAAFRGIIYALWHSRRLGSRRVVIHCADPDVVSQINGYHDVDEECVGPYLEVRALLHAYRVARIELSARGAEDLFWPQAAQALADAALDRDVDETVEDLPLWSGVMEERSTA, from the coding sequence ATGGGCCCCACAACACTGCACGCGTACGTCGCCGCCGCGGAGCCCCTGGGTGGTCGAACCGGCATGGGCGTGGTGTTTGTCGATCCGCACGGCCGGGCACTGCGCAAGATCGGCCGGGCACTCCCGGGGGTCAGCCGGCGCAGCCTGGCCGCGTTTCGTGGCATCATCTACGCGCTCTGGCACTCACGCCGGTTGGGATCGCGCCGCGTGGTGATCCACTGCGCCGATCCAGACGTCGTGTCGCAGATCAACGGCTACCATGACGTCGACGAGGAGTGCGTGGGCCCGTATCTCGAGGTGCGGGCGCTCCTGCACGCGTATCGCGTCGCGCGAATCGAGCTCAGCGCGCGCGGAGCCGAGGATCTATTCTGGCCGCAGGCCGCGCAGGCGCTCGCGGACGCCGCGCTGGACCGCGACGTCGATGAAACGGTTGAGGACCTGCCGCTGTGGTCAGGGGTGATGGAGGAGCGGTCAACCGCCTGA
- the lexA gene encoding transcriptional repressor LexA, translating into MAQRRLTARQQQILEYLVHQVRDKGYAPSVREIGSALGLRSPSTVHQHLAALEHKGCIRRNGDRMRALEIMDKSLVQTGNSITLPLVGRVSAGQPSLAEEQTDERVDVPPELFGDVRGCFMLRVRGDSMIGAGILQGDLVVVRPQPRATTGDIVVALLGDEATVKRLAMDQQAPVLMPENPAYRPIRREFQVIGRVVGVLRAYQEVHAWA; encoded by the coding sequence GTGGCGCAGCGTAGGCTGACGGCGCGGCAACAGCAAATCCTCGAGTACCTCGTTCATCAGGTGAGGGACAAAGGCTACGCCCCGTCGGTCCGGGAGATCGGCTCCGCGCTCGGCCTGCGATCGCCATCCACCGTTCACCAGCATCTGGCCGCCTTGGAGCACAAAGGCTGTATCAGGCGCAACGGGGATCGCATGAGGGCGCTTGAGATCATGGACAAATCCCTCGTCCAGACCGGGAACAGCATCACGCTCCCCCTCGTCGGCCGGGTTTCGGCCGGGCAGCCATCCCTGGCGGAGGAACAGACAGACGAGCGTGTAGATGTTCCTCCCGAACTGTTCGGAGACGTGCGGGGATGTTTCATGCTGCGCGTCCGGGGGGATAGCATGATCGGAGCGGGCATTCTTCAGGGCGACTTGGTCGTCGTCCGTCCCCAACCCCGTGCGACGACCGGGGACATCGTGGTCGCGCTTCTGGGGGATGAGGCCACCGTGAAGCGTCTGGCGATGGACCAGCAAGCGCCGGTCCTCATGCCTGAGAATCCGGCCTATCGACCAATCCGTCGCGAGTTCCAAGTCATTGGGCGCGTGGTCGGGGTTCTTCGCGCCTACCAGGAGGTGCACGCATGGGCGTAA
- a CDS encoding SMP-30/gluconolactonase/LRE family protein, which produces MKFPLAAAQGGRGEMSVEVRDPRIVSVVGAASASEVERIGTGFQFTEGPVWHPLERFLLFTDISGDCIWRWSEEGGAQAFRTPSHMANGLTYDRQGRLIACEHATSRVTRTERDGAITVLASRYEGKELNSPNDVVVQSDGAIYFTDPPYGRMAPHGVPRPQQLSFQGVYRIAPGDGALRLLCADFDRPNGLCLSLDERRLFVNDSGRNHIRVFGLDAGTLTGGRVWAETVGEGGGVPDGMKIDSEGYLYSCGPGGLHVFDPDGTCLGVIGVPETPANFTWGGADLRSLFIAACTSVYRIRVRVPGRSVF; this is translated from the coding sequence ATGAAGTTTCCCCTGGCGGCAGCGCAGGGGGGGCGGGGAGAGATGTCGGTCGAGGTTCGCGATCCTCGAATTGTGTCGGTGGTTGGGGCGGCTTCGGCTTCCGAGGTTGAGCGTATCGGGACGGGCTTTCAGTTCACGGAAGGGCCTGTCTGGCATCCCCTGGAGCGGTTTCTTCTCTTCACCGACATTTCGGGGGACTGCATCTGGCGGTGGAGCGAGGAAGGCGGCGCGCAGGCCTTCCGGACGCCGAGCCACATGGCCAACGGGCTGACCTACGACCGACAGGGCCGGCTCATCGCGTGCGAGCACGCGACCAGCCGGGTGACCCGAACCGAACGCGACGGAGCGATCACGGTCCTGGCGAGCCGCTACGAAGGGAAGGAGCTCAACAGCCCGAACGACGTCGTGGTGCAAAGCGACGGGGCGATCTATTTCACCGATCCCCCGTATGGACGAATGGCGCCGCATGGAGTCCCGCGTCCGCAGCAGCTGAGCTTTCAGGGCGTGTATCGGATCGCGCCGGGGGACGGTGCCCTGCGGCTCCTCTGCGCCGACTTCGACCGGCCGAACGGCTTGTGCCTCTCCCTTGATGAGCGCCGTTTGTTCGTGAACGACAGCGGGCGCAACCACATCCGGGTTTTCGGTCTTGATGCGGGGACCCTGACGGGGGGTCGGGTGTGGGCGGAGACCGTCGGCGAGGGCGGGGGAGTGCCCGACGGGATGAAGATCGACAGCGAAGGCTATCTCTACTCCTGCGGGCCCGGAGGCCTCCACGTGTTTGATCCGGACGGCACTTGCCTGGGGGTGATCGGGGTGCCGGAAACGCCGGCGAACTTCACCTGGGGCGGCGCCGATCTGCGCTCTCTGTTCATCGCCGCGTGCACCTCCGTGTATCGCATCCGGGTTCGCGTGCCGGGACGGTCCGTCTTCTGA
- a CDS encoding sugar ABC transporter substrate-binding protein, whose amino-acid sequence MRAKVRSGVAFLLAITVVGSILIGGVVAPGIAAGPPTIKPKNPPYRIDLANSFIGNTWRIEMENLFKAGVQMPPYKGLVKAEVFNSGNNVPAQIQQMDNLITSKVDAIVINAASPTGLNGVIGQACAAGILVVSYDNVVTAPCAVKVNTDQFKFGEQLAEFIVKELNGKGNVVMDTGVPGTHVDEQRNAGADSVWKKNPGIKVLTRFSGMWDSATSEQKIAPLLSTFPKIDGVWAQGGTDGVINAFIKAHRKLPVIAGEAENGFRVAMVKYKSQGFRGLSIGQPPFLVLISLALAVEVLQGKRKAEDITIPFPVVTSDDVKEGATAFPKLPSSFFDDFTGADAPICVEAAQTGKPCSGELKIRLP is encoded by the coding sequence ATGAGAGCAAAGGTGCGGTCTGGCGTTGCGTTCCTTCTCGCGATCACTGTGGTGGGGAGCATCCTCATTGGGGGTGTGGTCGCCCCGGGCATCGCCGCCGGGCCGCCGACCATCAAGCCTAAGAACCCGCCGTACCGGATTGATCTGGCGAACTCTTTCATCGGCAACACGTGGCGCATCGAGATGGAGAACCTGTTCAAGGCGGGGGTGCAGATGCCCCCGTACAAGGGTCTGGTGAAGGCCGAGGTGTTTAACTCGGGGAACAACGTCCCCGCCCAGATCCAGCAGATGGACAATCTGATCACGTCAAAGGTGGACGCGATCGTCATCAACGCGGCGTCTCCCACGGGCCTCAACGGCGTGATCGGCCAGGCCTGCGCGGCGGGGATCCTGGTGGTTTCGTACGACAACGTCGTCACCGCACCGTGCGCGGTGAAAGTCAACACCGATCAGTTCAAGTTTGGCGAGCAACTGGCCGAGTTCATCGTCAAGGAGCTGAACGGGAAGGGGAACGTGGTGATGGACACGGGGGTGCCCGGCACCCACGTCGATGAACAGCGGAACGCCGGCGCCGACAGTGTCTGGAAGAAGAACCCGGGGATCAAGGTGCTCACCCGCTTCAGCGGGATGTGGGACTCGGCGACATCCGAGCAGAAGATTGCCCCGCTGCTCTCCACCTTCCCGAAGATCGACGGCGTCTGGGCGCAGGGTGGGACGGATGGGGTGATCAACGCGTTCATCAAGGCCCACCGCAAGCTGCCGGTGATCGCCGGCGAGGCGGAGAACGGGTTTCGGGTGGCGATGGTGAAATACAAGAGCCAAGGCTTCCGCGGTCTCTCCATCGGCCAGCCGCCCTTTCTCGTGCTGATCTCCCTTGCGCTGGCGGTGGAGGTGTTGCAGGGGAAGCGAAAGGCGGAGGACATCACGATTCCGTTCCCGGTCGTCACCTCGGACGACGTCAAAGAGGGGGCGACGGCGTTCCCGAAGCTGCCGAGCAGTTTCTTCGATGATTTTACCGGCGCCGACGCGCCCATCTGCGTCGAGGCCGCGCAGACCGGCAAGCCCTGTTCGGGGGAGTTGAAGATCCGGCTCCCGTAG
- a CDS encoding sugar ABC transporter ATP-binding protein has product MPYLEAVAISKSFGGVHALQEASFDADRGEVHALVGENGAGKSTLIKILSGLLRLDRGRIRLDGRDVRIDRPAAAQRLGIGTVFQELTLLPHMTVAENLMLRREPRGRLGLIRPRALVRDAARLLMDLGLPQISVDATVGSLPLAQRQLVEIAKVVSRSPGILLFDEPTSALTEREVAWLFDLIRRLRGEGRMIVFTSHRWNEVRDLSDRITIFRNGQRVGTFAAAAIDEDRAVELMTGRHLSAMFPPLPAVGTSEPVLAARGLAAGRVRDVGFTVLGGEILGIGGLQGQGQRDLFLALFGAQRLRAGTIAVRGRTVTIRHPRDAIGAGIGIALVPEDRKAEGLLLPMSVRQNMTLPVLTDLSRVGYLDLAAETKVVDGMIRQLDIRTPGPDQAVETLSGGNQQKVLIGRWLLTKAVALLLYDVTRGVDVATKHDIYELVASLSADGRAILYYSSDTAEMAHLCHRVLVMREGRVAAELRRPDITADALVRASLQVGAEAPA; this is encoded by the coding sequence ATGCCGTACCTTGAAGCCGTCGCCATCTCTAAGTCCTTCGGGGGCGTTCACGCCCTGCAGGAGGCGTCGTTTGACGCCGACCGCGGCGAGGTGCACGCGCTCGTCGGTGAGAACGGCGCCGGCAAGAGTACGCTGATCAAGATCCTGAGCGGGCTGCTGCGGCTCGACCGGGGCCGGATCCGGCTGGATGGTCGGGACGTCCGGATCGACCGGCCGGCGGCGGCGCAACGTCTCGGCATCGGCACGGTGTTTCAGGAGCTGACGCTGCTCCCCCACATGACCGTCGCCGAGAATCTGATGCTCCGCCGCGAGCCGCGGGGGCGCCTGGGGCTGATCCGCCCCCGCGCGCTGGTGCGCGACGCGGCGCGCCTGCTGATGGACCTGGGACTTCCGCAGATCAGTGTGGATGCCACCGTCGGCAGCCTTCCGCTCGCCCAGCGTCAGCTGGTCGAGATCGCCAAAGTCGTCTCCCGCTCGCCCGGGATCCTCCTCTTCGACGAGCCGACTTCGGCGTTGACCGAACGTGAGGTGGCGTGGCTGTTCGACCTGATCCGGCGTCTCAGAGGCGAGGGGCGGATGATCGTATTCACCTCCCACCGCTGGAACGAGGTCCGGGACCTCTCCGATCGCATCACGATCTTTCGAAACGGCCAGCGCGTCGGCACCTTTGCCGCGGCGGCCATCGATGAGGACCGCGCGGTGGAGCTGATGACGGGCCGGCACCTCAGCGCCATGTTCCCTCCGCTGCCGGCCGTGGGGACCTCCGAGCCCGTCCTCGCCGCCCGGGGGCTGGCGGCGGGCCGGGTGCGCGACGTCGGGTTCACCGTCCTGGGCGGGGAGATCCTCGGCATCGGCGGCCTTCAGGGTCAGGGCCAGCGGGATCTCTTCTTGGCGCTGTTCGGCGCGCAGCGTCTTCGCGCCGGAACGATCGCCGTCCGGGGGCGGACGGTGACGATCCGCCACCCCCGCGACGCCATCGGCGCCGGGATCGGAATCGCCCTCGTGCCGGAGGACCGAAAGGCGGAAGGGCTGCTCCTGCCGATGTCGGTGCGGCAAAACATGACCCTGCCCGTGCTCACCGACCTCAGCCGGGTCGGTTATCTGGATCTGGCGGCCGAGACGAAGGTCGTCGATGGAATGATCCGGCAGCTCGATATCCGCACCCCGGGGCCCGATCAGGCCGTGGAAACCCTATCCGGCGGAAATCAGCAAAAAGTGCTGATCGGCCGCTGGCTGCTCACAAAAGCGGTGGCGCTGCTCCTCTACGATGTGACACGCGGCGTGGACGTGGCCACGAAGCACGATATCTACGAACTCGTGGCGTCGCTCAGCGCCGATGGGCGGGCGATCCTGTACTACTCGAGCGACACCGCGGAGATGGCACACCTCTGCCACCGCGTTCTCGTGATGCGCGAAGGGCGGGTCGCCGCCGAGCTCCGCCGGCCGGACATCACCGCCGACGCGTTGGTGCGCGCCTCGCTCCAGGTGGGGGCGGAGGCCCCGGCGTGA
- a CDS encoding ABC transporter permease has translation MSAAELRGSAAGGSCLRRYAARNASLVLSYLVLAVMGLYYVSYALGHGQLSVFSVTSVFNNTMPLLIAAIGQTFVVLTGGIDLSVGSIISLTNSLAAVYMKDTLSSSLGWSGLILLVGSAAGAVNGLLVAVGRIQPILVTLASLSIWAGAALFVLPQPGGAIPPGFTAVLAGNAWNVVPASAVTLLVLIGFWMLFRRTGLAVALYAVGDDERSARANGVPVVAAKIAAYALSGLFAALAGLYLSAVTTSGDATTGAVYTLTSIAAVVLGGVSLFGGRGSAAGSMAGAFVLTLIVNILFFANINPLLQEFFQGLVLILAMAASVLVNLLLGRAG, from the coding sequence GTGAGCGCCGCCGAGCTCCGGGGCAGCGCGGCGGGGGGGAGTTGCCTCAGGCGCTACGCGGCCCGCAACGCCTCGCTCGTCCTCAGTTACCTTGTGCTGGCGGTGATGGGCCTGTACTACGTCAGCTATGCTCTGGGCCACGGCCAGCTGTCGGTGTTTTCAGTTACCTCGGTGTTCAATAACACGATGCCGTTGTTGATTGCGGCGATCGGCCAAACCTTCGTTGTGCTCACCGGGGGTATCGACCTGTCGGTCGGCTCGATCATCAGCCTCACCAACAGCCTCGCCGCGGTGTACATGAAGGACACGCTGAGCAGCAGCCTGGGGTGGTCGGGGCTCATCCTGCTGGTCGGGTCCGCGGCGGGGGCGGTGAACGGCCTACTCGTCGCGGTCGGACGAATCCAGCCGATCCTGGTGACGCTGGCCAGCCTCTCCATCTGGGCCGGCGCCGCCCTGTTCGTGCTGCCGCAGCCGGGGGGCGCCATCCCGCCGGGGTTCACCGCGGTGCTCGCCGGGAACGCCTGGAACGTCGTGCCGGCGTCGGCGGTGACGCTGCTCGTGCTCATCGGGTTCTGGATGCTTTTCCGGCGGACCGGCCTGGCCGTCGCCTTGTACGCCGTTGGCGACGACGAGCGCAGCGCACGCGCGAACGGGGTGCCCGTGGTGGCGGCGAAGATCGCCGCCTACGCGTTGTCCGGGCTGTTTGCCGCGCTGGCGGGATTGTATCTCTCCGCGGTGACGACCTCCGGAGACGCCACGACCGGAGCCGTCTACACGCTCACCTCGATCGCCGCGGTCGTCCTGGGGGGGGTGAGCCTCTTCGGCGGGCGGGGCAGCGCCGCGGGGAGCATGGCGGGGGCATTCGTCCTGACGCTGATCGTGAACATCCTGTTCTTCGCCAACATCAACCCCCTGCTGCAGGAGTTCTTCCAGGGACTGGTGTTGATCCTGGCGATGGCGGCGAGCGTGCTGGTGAATCTCCTCCTGGGGCGCGCGGGGTAG
- a CDS encoding ABC transporter permease — protein MAGRPNATAERPLRFADPVRRSIVLTFGAAVLLFLIGGVIQPGFLRLANVFSVLVVASFTGFVAAGQSLVILTGGIDLSVAWVINAGGVMLTSLAAGSDLNAAWVVPATLCMGLAVGAVNGLGIILLEVPPVVMTLGMNGVMQGLVLGLTNGFTSSGAKAYAPRAVSQVVNGVLPGGVPVQLLLWVALAAALWVVLSRLTFGRWVYALGNNPVAAYLAGGSTRRITVTVYALGGGFSALTGIILAGYAGQATLGAGDPYLFASIAAVVIGGTSILGGTGHYFGTIAGAMILTVLTDVLTLLSIPEAGRSVLYGFAILAALLLYGRQPEEA, from the coding sequence ATGGCCGGACGGCCCAACGCGACCGCCGAGCGCCCCCTCCGGTTCGCCGACCCGGTCCGGCGGAGCATCGTGCTGACCTTTGGGGCGGCGGTGCTCCTCTTCCTCATCGGCGGGGTGATTCAGCCGGGGTTCCTCCGGCTGGCCAATGTGTTCTCGGTATTGGTGGTGGCCTCGTTCACCGGGTTTGTCGCCGCGGGACAGTCGCTGGTCATCCTGACGGGGGGGATCGATCTCTCCGTGGCCTGGGTCATCAACGCGGGCGGCGTGATGCTGACGTCGCTGGCGGCCGGCAGCGACCTCAACGCGGCGTGGGTGGTGCCGGCCACCTTGTGCATGGGCCTGGCGGTCGGAGCCGTGAACGGGTTGGGGATCATTTTGCTGGAAGTTCCTCCGGTGGTGATGACCTTGGGCATGAACGGGGTGATGCAGGGCCTGGTGCTCGGGCTCACCAACGGGTTCACCAGCAGCGGGGCGAAGGCGTACGCTCCCCGCGCGGTCAGCCAGGTGGTGAACGGGGTGCTTCCCGGCGGTGTGCCGGTCCAGCTGCTGCTGTGGGTGGCGCTCGCCGCGGCGCTCTGGGTCGTGCTCAGTCGGCTGACCTTCGGGCGCTGGGTCTACGCCTTGGGGAACAATCCCGTCGCGGCGTACCTGGCGGGCGGCAGCACGCGCCGGATCACGGTCACCGTCTACGCGCTGGGGGGCGGGTTCAGCGCGCTCACCGGCATCATCCTCGCCGGCTACGCCGGCCAGGCGACGCTGGGGGCCGGGGATCCCTATCTCTTCGCCAGCATCGCCGCCGTGGTCATCGGCGGGACGTCGATCCTGGGGGGAACGGGGCACTACTTCGGCACGATCGCCGGCGCGATGATCCTCACCGTGCTCACCGATGTTTTGACGCTGCTGAGCATCCCCGAGGCCGGCCGCAGCGTCCTGTACGGCTTCGCGATCCTCGCAGCCCTGCTGCTCTACGGGCGGCAGCCAGAGGAAGCCTAG